The Pogoniulus pusillus isolate bPogPus1 chromosome 6, bPogPus1.pri, whole genome shotgun sequence genomic interval cccctggtggtggagctggcagctggtgccaGGGTTAGGTGTCCCAGGTGGTGCTGGGTCGGGGTTTGGGCTgagtgacctcagaggtctctttgcccccagagagcatctcctctgctccccaggaggggttatGGCTGCGTGATCCAGGCCAGGGGGCACCGAggtccagccctgccctgcctgctgctgctctccctccaaCTCACCCAAGGGGAGGGCTccggggcaggagctggggagggctccagggcaggagctggggagggatcgggggcaggagctggggagggatcgggggcaggagctggggagggctccagggcaggagctgctccatcttcCCCTTCCCATGGCCTCTTTGGCTTAAACCCCCAGaaccttccctccccagccGCTCTGgtcccagtgccccccagccGGGCAGGACCCTGCCGCGGGGAtgctgctgcccccagctgggtgctggtggtCTGGGGCAGGACCCCCCGCGGGCTTTGCTGGGGGGTGGCCGAGGGCTGGAGCGCCGCCAGCTCGTCCCAGGTGCCCGCGGCTCAAGTGCCAGCCGGGAGCTGCCTCTGGCTGTCACCCGATGCCCGCCGGCTCCGGAGCCTGCCCCCGGGGCTATATAAGGAGCACGGAGCCGGAGCGGAGGGGAGGGGACGGCtgcgggcagcaggagctgaggcggTGCCGGAGGTCGCTGAGGTGAGCTGAGAGGACCCCTGGGCCAGAAGGTGTCACTGAGcaacctcaaacacctccccccagcccctacCCTCCCCGTGGTGGCCTGGGTGGGGGTGCGTGGGTGGACCTGGTGCGTCTCGCCCCCAGCCCCGGGTGAGGCAAGGAAGCCtccgtgcctcagtttcccccggGGGTAGGGAGCGAGCAggggaggagatggagcagggTTGGGGGTTGGGAGGGGTGGGACGAAGCCAACAAACACCACCCTGGCACGGAGTCACTCCCAGCCCCCCGTGGCACGGGGTCACCCTCTGACCCCACAGTGACACAAGGGTCACCCCCAGGCCCCCCCGTGGCATAGAGTCACCCCCAGACCCCACAGTGACACAAAGGTTGCTCccacccctccctctctccccctttcgCTATCCCACTCCCCTTTACcttccagctccttcctccaccGCCACCATGGTGGGTCTGAAGCCCCCCGAGGTGCCCCCCCCGCCCGCCGCCAAGTTCCTCTGCGCCGGCACCGCTGCCTGCATCGCAGatctctgcaccttccccctggaCACCGCCAAAGTGCGGCTGCAGGTAACCGCCGACCCCCCaagccccctccccagagccCCGCGGGGTGCAGGATGCCGCTGGAGTGTCCTCCGCTCCCCGCCCCGCACCTCCGaccccctccccaaccccccgCGGGGTGCAGGATGCCGCTGgtgggtggggggcaggggacCCACGCTGAGGTGGTTGCTGTGCCCCCCCAGATCCAAGGCGAGGTGCGGGTCCCGCGGAGCTCCAGCGCGGTGCAGTACCGAGGGGTGCTGGGGTCTTTATTGATGCTCTGGAGTGTCGgagaacacgttcggtggagcgctatgggacgatgactctttggtcaccaatatggttagaggGTCAAGTCCACTTtgtttctgtgatacagtgacttgtgtgcacttctagcaagaggctgctccaccaagactggttacagtcagagggtccagagttacatgtaaggtgtgcatggGTCAGCATACTgcaacaatctgagggtcagcctctggggctggctaaactctgcccacctgcagctgcactccaccccctgcagctgcatgtggggggaagctaccctgtgcctgctatctaaactcccaagatggagtCAAGGccattcccagcatgggttgctcattgtttatcaattcttgtgtgctgtgctaacaagaatttctccaacactggagcagggcattgagtccagcagcagtgagtttgcagatggcaccgagctaggagcagctgtggagctgctggagggtagcagagccctgcagagggacctggccaggctgcatgggtgggcagaggccaagggcatgagactgaacaaggccaagggcaggttctgcactttggccacaacaaccccaagcagcactgcaggctggggccagagtggctgagagcagccaggcagagagggccctgggggtgctggcagagaggagctgaagctgaggcagcagtacccaggtgggcagcagagccaatggcatcctgggctggctgaggagcagtgtgggcagcaggacaagggaggttcttctgcccctgtgctcagcactgctcaggccacacctggagtgctgtgtccagctgtgggctcctgaattgcagagagctgttgaggtgctggaaggtgtttggagcagggcagcaaggctggggaggggcctggagcagagccctgtgaggagaggctgagggagctgggggggtgcagcctgcagcagaggaggctcagggcagagctgattgctgcctgcagctgcctgcagggaggctgtagccaggtggggttgggctctgctgccaggcaagcagcaactctGCTCTCTCTTGCCGCAGCTTCATCCCCTCCTTCCTGCGCCTGAGCTGCTGGAACGTGGTCATGTTCATCTCCTacgagcagctgcagagggcagtggtGCTGGTCAGAGCAGCCCCGTCCTgacccagcccctccccagcccctgctcgtCAGCCTCGGCGAGGCCCAGCAGTTAATTACATTAATTAACGGAGCCGTGAGAAGAGCACCGACGCCCAGCCCGGCCGGAGGAGAAGTGAGGAAGGAAGTTTGTGgagggaggtggcaggaggaAGGTTTGCAGAGAGCCAGTCTGAGGTTGGAGGTTCTCCAGAAGGTGACCAGAGGTGGGATGGGGGGGATGTGATTCCTGTTATTCCTTAGGGATGCTTCCAATAAACCACCCCTATGGGGTCTGATAGATGCAGCACTTGGGGCTCCAGCACCTGttctgggagggggggggaggtttagggATGTCCTCTGGAGATGCCACTGGAAAACACAAAGCAGGACTGCTCCAGGAGCTTCCCAGAGGGTGacagggcagcagggatgggCTCCAGCAGGGATGGTTGGAGCCATAGCTGGGTGACAAAGCAGCTGATGGTGAGGATGAAGAGATGGAGATGTGCCCAGGGAGTggcagctgcccagaggtgtCCCCAGGGGCTCAGGGTGGGGACACTTCTCTTGATTGCCTTCAGCACTGAGctggctgagggctggaggctccctcaggcagctggcaccaaggtgggggggaagtgacctgctggagggtcaggagggagctgcagagggctctgggcaggctgcagccatgggggagggcaatgggatgaggGCACCGAGGGCAAGGGCTGGCACCtggccctggggcacagcaagcccaggaagggagcagctgagggagctggggcagggctgaggctgcagcagaggaggctgagggcagcccctgtggggctctgcagctccctgagagcagcctggagccagctggggtcaaggtctgctgctgagggctgtgcccagaggagatggcctcaggctgtgccagggcaggtggaggtTGTGCCTGAGGAGCAATTTGTGTCCCCTGAGGGTTGTgcaagcctgtgccaggctgcccagggcagtggtgaagtcgCCATCCTTGGAAGGCTTTCCAGGCCATGTAGCCCTCCCCACTCTCCCTGGCTGCCCCAGGGAGCCTCttccccctgccagcagctctgggctctcccaTCCCCAGGTCCATCCCTTCTCCATCCCcttcctggcttctgctgctccatcagctctgagaggaggacaggcaggagctgtttgttctCAGGTGGGGTAAAAATGGGACTTGTGGAGATGAGACCTTGCATGGAGCTCCTGAACCTcctgagcagtgcccagggtagggtccctcctctcctgcacccacctcagcagggctgtggttggTTTCCACCCTGAGCATCCCTgcaaggcagggagctgctgggttgCAGCCCTAACCCAGAAGTTCCACAtcagcttctgctcctgcagctttggctccttgctccttcagctcagctcctggccTGCTGTGATGTTTGGCCTTGTTCTTGAAAGTCTTCTCCATCCTCAGTGATGTTTTGTCACCTATAAGCAGTTGAACTGGGGGCTGatggccctgggcaggaggTCTCCTCCTGAGCTTGATGATGCCATTGCCACCTGCATGGTGGCACCTCACTGGCTGCTGTCACATCGACCAGACCTTGCTcaaggagcaggggcagcaggggcagctcccacctctttgggcacctccctgggcagcccattccagtgccaatcactctctctgggcagaacttcctcctaacatccagcctagacctcccctggcacagcttgaggagaAAGCTGCAGTGGGGCTTGGAGCAAACCCTGTGGCCTTCTCTTGCATGCTTTTGggtttcccctccccaccctgcaccCCCAAACCACCAGGTTGCCACACACGAGCTGAGCTGGGAGTACTCCAAACCCCCCCTGAGAAACCTCCACCAGcctcctgtgccactgctggggggtagcagctctggagaagggcctggaaggCTTGGTGGACCCAAAGCCCAGGAGGAACAACCTCCAGGGGGTTGTGTTTTCGGGTCCCCAGTAGTTGGAACCAGCTCTGCCTGGTCACAAAGACACCTCAAGAGCTTTATTggtgggaggagagcagggaggtggtggtggcctAGGGCAGGAGAGCACTTTTCAGGAGCATCTTCTTCTGAGGGCTGAGCTGCTTGGGAAAGCAGATGTTGAAGTAGATGAGGAGGTCACCCTTGCGCTGGGGGTCCTGGAGCAGTGGCatcccctcccctggcaccactttaCAGTACTTGGGGCTGCAAAGGCAAAGCAAGAGGCTGAGAAGAAGCCTGAGGTGATGCAGGTGATGCTGAGCATCCTGTGTCCACCTTGCCAAGACACCAACATGCTGCCAAGCAGCTTCTCAAGGTAGGtttgctccagccctggggtcTTCTTCCAACCCTCATCTCCCTTCCTGTCCTCCACCCAGCCATGCCAGGcccactccctgcagctgctcccagcactgaggccctaaagcagcagcagaaatccgtggtgggcaacctcttcctcttccaggctgaaccccccccagccctgaccctgcaGTCCCACAGCCACGAGAGGGGTGTGGCTGGGAGGTGCCAACCTCTCGCCAAGGAGGAGCAGCTCCATGCTGAGCCTCCTCCCAAGCACTCCTTGGCCaccaagctctgcagagaggccacatcccagcacctcagcactCCTTTGCCCCAGGGGGACTTACTCCACGATGTCGTTGATGGGGATGTTGAGCAACCTCCCATCCAGGGTCCTCACCTCCACGCTGCAGCCAACCAGCGCCTGCAAGgcacggggcaggggcaggggcaggagcaggagctgcagctccagccccagagggcacagACAAGCTGGGGCTGGCTCCATCTCCTCACCCTGCTCCTTACCTTCCCCAAGGGGATGGTGGCAACATAGATGAGGTTGTCCTTGACCCTCTTGAACCTTGGGTGGGCTTTCTCTTGCACAACGAAGGTGATGTCAGCTGGGATCAGGTTTGGGCCCTAAAAGCAAGGGAGGCAAATGAGAGAGGCCTGGAAATGGTCTCACAGAACCCCAGCAAGGGGAGgtaggaaagcagctctggagctcagccagcacaacccccctgctccagcagggcacccacagcagcctgcccaggggcacagtgcccagggaggggttggaagctctgcacacaaggaggctccacagcctctctgggcagcctgctccaggcctccaccaccctcacaaacAAAGAACTTTCCCCTCCTCCAGGTCAGTTGGCACCTCCTGGCTTGCAgcttgtgccccttgccctggccctgggcagcactcagcagatgccagccccagccccttgccccccacagccccttcagctcttgctgagcactgctcagctgccctctggggctgctctgctgcaggcaggctctcagcctctgcccagcctgccctggcctctctgcagcccttgccaggctctctggcactgggcagcccagagctggccccagcactgcagctgtggcctcagcagggcagagcagagggcagcagaacctcccttgccctgctgctgctgttgcccacactctgctccaTGCCCTGCCCTTTGGCCTCCGTGGCCACCTTGCTGGTTCCTGGGCACCTCCTTgtgctcccccagcacccccagctccttctgctggcagctgccccctagcaggtcccccctcagctgtgctgctgcaggggcaggaccctGCTCTGTCCCTGTTTGCCTtccaggagcttcctctgccccagctgccagcctggcccagctctccctgctgccagcagggcctgagggcagtgcccactgctcccacctggctcccacCAGCAAAGTCCCTGAGGCTCCCCTCTGAGCCTTCATCCAGGctgctgatgaagatgttggCCAAGACTGAACCCAATCCTGACCCCTGGGAGCCACCACAAGCTCCAGGCCTCcatccagaccctgccccactgctcccagccctctgagctctgcccttctgCCAGCTGTCAACCCAGCAGTGCTCAACCAGCCATGGCAAGGTGGTTACCTGATCCCCTTCCTTCTCAAAGGTGATCCTGGTGCCCTGCCCCCACCCTGGCTGCACATCGATGCTCAGGATCTTATCTCGGATGGTGCTGGTCTGACCATCTTCATTCATCACCTGGGGGTGGGCAAGGGGGTGAGAGGAGTTGAGTcttggagtcatggaatgggctggTGGAAGGAGACCTtaaaagttcatccagtccaaccccctggaagccagcagggacagccccagccagagcccCAAACCACCTGCCCTGGGACGGTGCCAGCcgtgggacagctcccacctctctgggcacctccctgggcagcccattccagtgccaatcactctctctgccaggaacttcctcctcacatccagcccagacctgccctgccacagcttcagactctggccccttctgctcttgctgcttgcctggcagcagagcccaaccccacctggctacagcctccctgcaggcagctgcaggcagcaatcagctctgccctgagcctcctctgctgcaggctgcacacccccagctccctcagcctctcctcacagggctctgctccaggcccctccccagtcttgctgccctgctccaaacaccttccagcacctcagcagctctctgcaattcaggagcccacagctggacacagcactccaggggtggcctgagcagtgctgagcacaggggcagaagaacctcccttgtcctgctgcccacactgctcctgagccagcccaggatgccattggctctgctgcccacctgggcactgctgcctcagcttcagctcctctctcccaccacccccagggccctctctgcctgccagctctcagccactctggccccagcctctagtgctgcttgggacaGAGGACATCACTGCTGAACTCATCACTCTCTTGCCAAATTCCTTTGTCAGGCCAGCAGAGGAAGGACCCAGCTTggatcctgctgctgccaccttggTTCAGATCTCTCTCCACGGACACAGGGTTGGGACCTCCTGATCCCCCCTGAGCaggacaaggctgtgctccaaaACATCCCATGGCaagaggagaagagaccaaccccaagcTGCCCtaccctgctgggcacacctTCAGCTGCCCTACCCTGTGGGAGATCTTAATCTTCTTGGTGCAGCCATAGAAGAGGTCTTCAAGGCCCAGGCAGAGGTCCCTGATGATGGGGGGGTCCTGCTTCACAGCTCCTCGTCCTCGCAGCCCCCCAAAGGGCAGGATCAGCTCTGAGCCATCCTCAGCCAAGAACTCTGCATGAGCAAgcaaagaggaggcttaggtcTGAGCTTGGGGAGGTCCTCCAGGGttgcatggaatgggttgggaacatcaaaggtcattgagtccaaccccacgctgcagtcagcagggacatcaccaaagggggctcccaggtgaccttcttgtgacctgccaggacctgaaggaggctccaaaaaagctggggagggacttttgaggctgtgagggagtgtcaggagtggggggactggagcaaaggtggaggtggggagagtgaggctggaggtgaggaggaagttgttgagcaggagagtggtgagaggctggcaggggttgcccagggagggggttgaggccccatggctggaggtgtttgaggccaggctggctgaggctgtgtgcagcctgctctagggtagggtgtccctgggcatggcaggggttggcactgcctgctccttgtgctcccttccagccctgcctggttctaagattctatgcATCCCAGAACCCcagaatcatgaaatcacagcatcacaacaCCACAGGATcccagaatcagtcagggttggaagggcccacaGGgcccatctagttccagctccacCTTCCCCCCCTCCAGCTGGTGTTTGTCTCCTGCAGTGCTTTTATCTTCCTCCCGTGTTTGTGCAGGAAAACCTCCACGGGTCAGGTCCCATcagcagctggggagagctgccaggctggaCACACCAcctcagcccacctcagctgccCTCCAAACACCATGGAGCAGAAGCTACAGGAGTAGCTGAGCAAGAAAATGACCTCTCAAAGCCAAGAGCTGGCAGTGGCCACAGCCCCTGGGCTCCTCAACCTACCTGCAAAGGGATTGTCTCCACCAAAGAACTCCCTGAAGACCTTGTCAGGGTTGTTGTGGAAGACGTAGCCCAGGGACCAGGGGTTGTCTCCACCAAGCTCCAAGGGGATGCCACCTTTCAGCCCCTCCTCTCCAAACCTGTCGTAGATGCCTCTCTTCATGGCTTAGGGGAAACAAAGGAGGAGTTGGGAGTGGAGAAGCCCAGCCTGAGAAGCAGGTTCTGCTTGGCTGCAGGTGGGAGAGCACCTGGGGAAGATCAATAGGTGGGGGTGGGAGCTCTCAGGCAGGTTGTGTGTGGTAGCTGAGGGGACACAGGGGGGGGCTTCTGGGAGAAGGGGACAGAAGATTCCCCACACAGATGATGGATCCAATGCCACTGGCTCCAAGGCAGACCCCAGCAGTGGCCAAGGCTGAACCCATCAGTGATGGTGGTGACACCTCTGGGATAATGCATTTAAGAAGGGCACAAAAACTGtggtgaagaacagcagcagtggagagagagagatggtggagACCAAGGTCagtggagaagggggagaaggtgTTCCAGGTGTGAGAGCAAAGATTCCCTTAAATGAGTGGTGAAGAAAACCATGATGGTGCAGCAGAgatccacctgcagcccctggaggctctcagagcagagcagagatccacctgcagcccctggaggCTCTCAGGGGGGAGCAGAgatccacctgcagcccctggaggctctcagagcagagcagagatccacctgcagcccctggaggctctcagagcagagcagagatccacctgcagcccctggaggctctcagagcagagcagagatccacctgcagcccctggaggCTCTCAGGGGGGAGCAGAgatccacctgcagcccctggaggCTCTCAGGGGGGAGCAGAgatccacctgcagcccctggaggCTCTCAGGGGGGAGCAGAgatccacctgcagcccctggaggctctcagagcagagcagagatccacctgcagcccctggaggctctcagagcagagcagagatccacctgcagcccctggaggCTCTCAGGGGGGAGCAGGGCTTCAgaactcagcaccacctctggccacagccacagcccttgcccagcccctccagggtctcaggggcacagagcaggaccttGCCCCACTTACGGTCGCTGAGGACATCGTaggcctctgccagctgcctgaacCTCTCTGgagcccagggctgcctgcaTCTCAAGGGATGGTTCTTCAAGGCCAGCTGCTGGTAGCtgcaaagaaaagaggagaggtcCTGCTTGGAGCTGGGCCAGGACTGACTCTGTGCCATCATCTGACCTCTCAGCTTGGTCTCTCCTAAGAGACTCTCTGCAGCTGAGGGTCACAGAGTGACTGCTTCTGGCCAGGATGACACTGAGGGGCAGAGTCACTCCCCAGGGCTGGGGTGCAGAAATGTTCTGGCTCAGgcttgcagctgtgcagcccaaggctgctgctaagccTCCATGGCAGCATCTGCAAGGAGGTTCTgcccctgagctctgccctagccaggccacagctgcagtgctgcggcCAGCTccgggctgcccagagccagagagcctGGCAAGTGcgggagagagtccagcggcaCCTCCGCAGCACCGCACCGCACCCCCCCGGCACTGCGGCCCCTGCCCCGCAGCCCTGCGGCTGCTGCCCCACGCCGCTCCTCGCAGCCCTCTCAAGCCCGGCTTGAGCCCAACCGGAGGCAGGCCGAGGGCAGCCTCCCCCAGCCGCAGCATCACCTCCCCGGCGCCCCCCGAGGCCCAGGCCCCCCTCCAAACACGGCCCGGGCCCCTCACGCCGCTCTGATGTCGGCGAGCGAGGCGCCGcggcccagccccagcaccgcGTAGTGATCCCGGCCCATGGCGGCCGCGTTGCTATGGACACCGCGTCCGAGCCGCCAGCTGCGGAGCGGCGCAGGGCGGCCTGGAGCGGCAGTGCAGCGCTGCTggctccagccacagccctgaGGGCTTCCTGCAGCGCTCCTGAgcgagcagcagcagcgaggggCTCCGAGCGCCCCTCCACcctctgccccctgctccctgcagcgctgccaggctctggcagcctgcgCTCCGAGGGCGTCCCCGGCCCGTGACGTCACAACGAGCGGGGGCGTGTCCTCCGCGTGACGTCACagcgggcgggggcggggcctGGGCTATAAAAGGCCGGCAGGGcgcagtggcagcaggcagtggccgGTTGGTGCCGCGGTCTGGTGTTCTCTCAGCagactgcagcctcagcctctgccacccccagcGGTGTTGGGGCATCTGCGTGTGCAGAGCCAGAAGGTCCCTGAGGATCTTCACCGAGGGCTTGTGGTGGTGACGACTTGAGAGTgcctcaggcagagcagagcagagctgtgctgtgcagcactcTCTTAGTCCCAGCCATGGACCCCATCTATATCCTCTTGCCAATTCTCTTGGTCTCCCTCACGATGAATGTCTTGGTAAGTGTCACAGCTGCACTCTGGGgtgggctggtgctggaggtgctccagactcacccagctcctggggcttcTTGCAGGACTGGTGGGGAAGGAAGCTGAGGCgtaagaggaaggaggagaaagctgca includes:
- the LOC135176432 gene encoding putative mitochondrial transporter UCP3 isoform X3 produces the protein MVGLKPPEVPPPPAAKFLCAGTAACIADLCTFPLDTAKVRLQIQGEVRVPRSSSAVQYRGVLGSLLMLWSVGEHVRWSAMGR
- the LOC135175839 gene encoding dnaJ homolog subfamily B member 13-like, which gives rise to MGRDHYAVLGLGRGASLADIRAAYQQLALKNHPLRCRQPWAPERFRQLAEAYDVLSDPMKRGIYDRFGEEGLKGGIPLELGGDNPWSLGYVFHNNPDKVFREFFGGDNPFAEFLAEDGSELILPFGGLRGRGAVKQDPPIIRDLCLGLEDLFYGCTKKIKISHRVMNEDGQTSTIRDKILSIDVQPGWGQGTRITFEKEGDQGPNLIPADITFVVQEKAHPRFKRVKDNLIYVATIPLGKALVGCSVEVRTLDGRLLNIPINDIVDPKYCKVVPGEGMPLLQDPQRKGDLLIYFNICFPKQLSPQKKMLLKSALLP
- the LOC135176432 gene encoding uncharacterized protein LOC135176432 isoform X2 encodes the protein MLLPPAGCWWSGAGPPAGFAGGWPRAGAPPARPRCPRLKCQPGAASGCHPMPAGSGACPRGYIRSTEPERRGGDGCGQQELRRCRRSLSSFLHRHHGGSEAPRGAPPARRQVPLRRHRCLHRRSLHLPPGHRQSAAAASSPPSCA
- the LOC135176432 gene encoding uncharacterized protein LOC135176432 isoform X1 → MLLPPAGCWWSGAGPPAGFAGGWPRAGAPPARPRCPRLKCQPGAASGCHPMPAGSGACPRGYIRSTEPERRGGDGCGQQELRRCRRSLSSFLHRHHGGSEAPRGAPPARRQVPLRRHRCLHRRSLHLPPGHRQSAAADPRRGAGPAELQRGAVPRGAGVFIDALECRRTRSVERYGTMTLWSPIWLEGQVHFVSVIQ